The following are from one region of the Streptomyces decoyicus genome:
- the hypD gene encoding hydrogenase formation protein HypD yields MKYLDEFQNPELARRLLDDIRSTVTRPWALMEVCGGQTHTIIRHGIDQLLPADVELIHGPGCPVCVTPLEVIDKALEIASRPDVIFCSFGDMLRVPGSDRDLFQVRSRGGDVRVVYSPLDALKIAQQNPEREVVFFGIGFETTAPPNAMTVHQARKLGIRNFSLLVSHVRVPPAIEAIMTSPSCRVQAFLAAGHVCSVMGMGEYPELADRFRVPIVVTGFEPLDILEGIRRTVRQLERGEHTVDNAYPRAVRSEGNPAAQAMLADVFEVTDRAWRGIGTIPASGWRLSERYREYDAEYRFSVDGITTKEPAACRSGEVLQGLIKPHECAAFGTVCTPRTPLGATMVSSEGACAAYYLYRRLGTTPTPQEASPVV; encoded by the coding sequence GTGAAGTACCTCGACGAATTCCAGAACCCCGAGCTCGCCCGCCGGCTGCTCGACGACATCCGCTCCACGGTGACCCGGCCCTGGGCCCTGATGGAGGTCTGCGGCGGTCAGACCCACACCATCATCCGGCACGGCATCGACCAACTGCTGCCCGCCGACGTCGAGTTGATCCACGGTCCGGGCTGTCCGGTCTGTGTGACACCGCTGGAGGTCATCGACAAGGCCCTGGAGATCGCCTCCCGCCCCGACGTGATCTTCTGTTCCTTCGGCGACATGCTCCGCGTACCCGGCAGCGACCGGGATCTGTTCCAGGTGCGCAGCCGCGGCGGTGATGTACGGGTCGTCTACTCCCCGCTCGACGCGCTGAAGATCGCGCAGCAGAACCCGGAGCGCGAGGTGGTGTTCTTCGGGATCGGCTTCGAAACCACCGCACCGCCCAATGCGATGACGGTCCATCAGGCCCGCAAGCTCGGCATCCGCAACTTCAGCCTGCTGGTCTCGCACGTCCGGGTACCGCCCGCGATCGAGGCGATCATGACGTCGCCCAGCTGCCGGGTCCAGGCCTTCCTGGCCGCCGGACACGTGTGCAGTGTGATGGGCATGGGGGAGTACCCCGAACTGGCCGACCGCTTCCGGGTGCCGATCGTGGTCACCGGCTTCGAGCCGCTGGACATCCTGGAGGGCATCCGCCGCACCGTCCGCCAACTGGAGCGCGGCGAACACACCGTGGACAACGCCTACCCGCGCGCGGTGCGCAGCGAGGGCAACCCGGCCGCCCAGGCCATGCTCGCGGACGTCTTCGAGGTCACCGACCGTGCCTGGCGCGGCATCGGCACCATCCCCGCCAGCGGCTGGCGGCTGTCGGAGCGCTACCGCGAATACGACGCCGAGTACCGCTTCTCCGTCGACGGCATCACCACCAAGGAGCCCGCCGCCTGCCGCAGCGGGGAAGTCCTCCAGGGACTGATCAAGCCGCACGAGTGCGCGGCCTTCGGCACCGTCTGCACTCCGCGCACCCCGCTCGGCGCCACCATGGTCTCCAGCGAGGGCGCCTGCGCCGCCTACTACCTCTACCGCCGACTCGGCACCACGCCCACCCCACAGGAGGCGAGCCCCGTTGTCTGA
- the hypF gene encoding carbamoyltransferase HypF: protein MTTGQVGGVTATAPATAAARRRITVRGVVQGVGFRPFVHTLATELGLRGHVTNTGEGVVAEVEGAPAALARFARRIGADAPPLAVVEAVDGEDIAPTGDAGFRILPSRADGLSRTLVSPDAATCDACLAELTDPADRRHRHPFLTCTHCGPRFTIVTAVPYDRALTTMDRFPMCPRCAREYADPADRRFHAQPIACHDCGPRLRLLTADPADRTRPPRPAPGPDPVADARRLLAEGAIVAVKGLGGYHLVCDASDDDAVALLRRRKARGDKPFALMARQLTDIAHLVRVRPEERALLTGPVRPIVLLRRLPVPAPAPDAPVLSAAVAPGSPDLGVMLPYTPLHHLLLGLPGDPPPLPASLERGDPHGPRLLVMTSGNVAGEPIVTDDDEAVARLAHLADAWLTHDRPIRIPCDDSVVRISDGEPLLVRRSRGYAPLPIDLPVPVQPALAAGGDLKNVLCLAEGHRAWLSAHIGDMDDLATQLAFERAEAHLETVTGVRPKLLAADRHPGYRSGQWAQRHTDGRPLVRVQHHHAHIAAAMAEHGLQDGHPVIGVAFDGTGYGDDQAVWGGEILLADYDGYRRFGQLAYVPLPGGDTTVRRPYRMALAHLRAAGIDWAEDLPPVAACPPEERRLLARQLERHLNCVPTSSMGRLFDAVSSLAGICHQAGYEAQAAVALEAAALTAEEDRGPGYAFALRAAPPGEAGADIVADPTPVLTAVVADLRARTAPALIAARFHTAVADLVRHGCVLARERAGLTTVALTGGVFANTLLAEATARLLRQDGFTVLRHRRVPPNDGGLALGQIVVAARTAGAAAR, encoded by the coding sequence ATGACCACAGGGCAGGTCGGCGGGGTCACCGCGACGGCGCCCGCGACGGCCGCCGCACGCCGCCGGATCACCGTGCGCGGCGTCGTCCAGGGCGTCGGCTTCCGCCCGTTCGTCCACACCCTCGCCACGGAACTGGGTCTGAGGGGCCATGTGACCAACACCGGCGAGGGCGTCGTCGCCGAGGTCGAGGGCGCCCCCGCGGCGCTCGCCCGCTTCGCCCGGCGGATCGGGGCCGACGCGCCACCGCTGGCCGTGGTCGAGGCCGTCGACGGCGAGGACATCGCGCCGACCGGCGACGCCGGATTCCGCATCCTCCCCTCGCGCGCCGACGGCCTCTCCCGCACCCTGGTCTCCCCGGACGCCGCCACCTGCGACGCCTGCCTGGCCGAGCTGACCGACCCGGCCGACCGCCGCCACCGGCACCCCTTCCTCACCTGCACCCACTGCGGTCCGCGCTTCACCATCGTCACCGCGGTCCCCTACGACCGTGCGCTGACGACCATGGACCGCTTCCCGATGTGCCCCCGCTGCGCACGGGAGTACGCGGACCCGGCCGACCGGCGCTTCCACGCCCAGCCCATCGCCTGCCACGACTGCGGCCCCCGCCTGCGGCTGCTGACCGCGGACCCGGCCGACCGCACCCGCCCACCGCGGCCGGCGCCCGGCCCCGACCCGGTCGCCGACGCCCGCCGGCTGCTCGCCGAGGGCGCGATCGTGGCGGTCAAGGGACTCGGCGGTTACCACCTCGTCTGTGACGCCTCCGACGACGACGCCGTCGCCCTGCTGCGCCGCCGCAAGGCCCGCGGCGACAAGCCCTTCGCCCTGATGGCGCGTCAGCTCACTGACATCGCGCATCTGGTGCGCGTCCGTCCCGAGGAACGCGCCCTGCTCACCGGGCCGGTACGCCCCATCGTCCTGCTGCGCCGCCTCCCGGTCCCCGCGCCCGCCCCGGACGCGCCGGTGCTGTCGGCCGCCGTCGCCCCCGGCAGCCCCGACCTGGGCGTCATGCTGCCGTACACACCGCTGCACCACCTGCTGCTCGGGCTGCCCGGTGACCCTCCCCCACTCCCGGCATCGCTCGAGCGGGGGGACCCCCACGGACCCCGGCTGCTCGTCATGACCAGTGGCAATGTCGCGGGCGAACCGATCGTCACCGATGACGACGAAGCCGTAGCGCGTCTGGCGCACCTGGCGGACGCCTGGCTCACCCACGACCGGCCGATCAGGATTCCGTGCGACGACTCCGTGGTCCGCATCAGCGACGGGGAACCGCTGTTGGTCCGCCGCTCCCGTGGATACGCGCCCCTGCCCATCGACCTCCCGGTGCCGGTGCAGCCCGCGCTGGCGGCCGGCGGCGACCTCAAGAACGTGCTCTGTCTCGCCGAAGGGCACCGTGCCTGGCTGTCCGCACACATCGGCGACATGGACGATCTGGCGACCCAGCTCGCGTTCGAGCGGGCCGAGGCGCATCTGGAGACGGTGACCGGGGTGCGCCCGAAGCTCCTCGCCGCCGACCGGCACCCCGGCTACCGCTCCGGGCAGTGGGCACAGCGCCACACCGACGGCCGGCCGCTGGTACGCGTGCAGCACCACCATGCCCATATCGCCGCGGCCATGGCCGAACACGGCCTGCAGGACGGCCACCCCGTCATCGGCGTCGCCTTCGACGGCACCGGCTACGGCGACGACCAGGCCGTCTGGGGCGGCGAGATCCTGCTCGCCGACTACGACGGATACCGCCGCTTCGGACAGCTCGCCTACGTCCCGCTGCCCGGCGGCGACACGACCGTACGGCGCCCCTACCGCATGGCCCTCGCCCATCTGCGCGCCGCCGGCATCGACTGGGCCGAGGACCTGCCCCCGGTGGCGGCCTGCCCGCCGGAGGAGCGACGACTGCTGGCACGGCAGCTCGAACGCCACCTCAATTGTGTGCCCACCTCCAGCATGGGCCGTCTCTTCGACGCCGTCTCCTCCCTGGCCGGGATCTGCCACCAGGCCGGATACGAGGCCCAGGCCGCGGTCGCACTCGAAGCCGCGGCCCTGACCGCGGAGGAGGACCGCGGACCCGGCTATGCGTTCGCGCTGCGCGCCGCACCGCCGGGCGAGGCGGGCGCCGACATCGTCGCCGACCCCACGCCGGTGCTCACCGCCGTTGTCGCGGACCTGCGCGCACGCACCGCCCCGGCGCTGATCGCGGCCCGTTTCCACACCGCGGTCGCCGACCTCGTCCGGCACGGCTGCGTGCTGGCCCGGGAACGCGCGGGCCTGACGACCGTGGCACTGACCGGTGGCGTCTTCGCCAACACCCTGCTGGCCGAGGCCACCGCCCGCCTCCTGCGGCAGGACGGCTTCACCGTCCTGCGCCACCGTCGCGTCCCGCCCAACGACGGGGGACTGGCGCTCGGCCAGATCGTCGTGGCGGCGCGCACCGCAGGAGCCGCCGCGCGCTGA
- a CDS encoding HypC/HybG/HupF family hydrogenase formation chaperone, whose protein sequence is MCLAVPGKVLDIEERDGTRMATVDFGGVVKEVCLEYVPDLQVGEYAIVHVGFALQRLDEESARQTLALFEELGLLQEEFGDPWEAAGAPPGWDEAGAGAGAAPGSASASASASAPAAAVGDGAREANR, encoded by the coding sequence ATGTGCCTGGCGGTACCCGGCAAAGTGTTGGACATCGAAGAACGGGACGGCACCCGTATGGCCACCGTCGACTTCGGCGGCGTGGTCAAGGAGGTGTGCCTGGAGTACGTCCCCGACCTACAGGTCGGCGAGTACGCCATCGTCCATGTCGGCTTCGCGCTTCAGCGGCTGGACGAGGAATCCGCCCGGCAGACCCTGGCCCTCTTCGAGGAACTGGGCCTGCTTCAGGAGGAGTTCGGTGACCCATGGGAGGCGGCCGGCGCGCCCCCGGGGTGGGACGAGGCGGGCGCCGGGGCGGGCGCCGCCCCCGGCTCCGCATCCGCATCCGCATCCGCATCCGCACCCGCGGCCGCGGTCGGCGACGGAGCGCGGGAGGCGAACCGGTGA